The following nucleotide sequence is from Citrus sinensis cultivar Valencia sweet orange chromosome 6, DVS_A1.0, whole genome shotgun sequence.
TCAGAAAGATCATATATAGATAACAATTAAGCCACTATGCTGAAAATATAGCCTCCAATACCACAAAAAGTTGTGCAATTTCCAATTTAACAGGATCTTGAAAGAGAAGCATATGATTTTTGAAACATTGCAGCAAGTAATAAGAATATAATGCTCCAATTCAATCCAATATTTATACTTCTCTCAAAAAATTGATAGCCAGTCACCCTTTTTCTGTGGCCACCAAGTGCATGTGCATAAACTTGGACCTAACTGCGGATTCATTATCGTCTATGGAATTCGGTTGTTATTGTAAGTGTATTTTGAGTTCCCAGTCATTCCTTCTACAATTGAAGCTTGCTGTTGTATCACCATAATTGATGCCCTGCTCGCACAATGTGAAGAAGCCAAAATATCACCAACCACACCTAATTCCTCGATCTCACTCCATTCTGATAGTCCTAATAATACTTGTGAGTGGCGATCGTGTCTTCTTCCAACCAGTATGAGGTCAAAATCATCGCCAATAGCATTAAGTACTCCCGCTGTCTCAGCTCCATCTTTTATACTCCGCGTTATGTATTCAACATTGCTGTTGTTAATACAGGTCATCCTGAAACCATTAATCATGTTTAAATCACAACTTTCTTCTATCAAATTGTCATTTGTAGTATGATTCATAGCAATGAACCGGATAATTGTAAGCATGATGCTATGGTTCTCTACCATGCGCGCGCCATATGCCAGAGCCTCGCGATCATCAGGCCCTCCTATAAAGAGCACGCACACAGATATCGTCAATTGTCGTGAAAAAATTGGCTTAGGATCCATGAATAGCCCGCGATAATACAAGATTCCTACGGAGCATGGGGCCAATTTGATTACATTTTTGGTCACTGTCCTAATTTGAGGACTATCTGCTCTCTTGAATGGTAAAATCACTAGAGCAGTACACTTCTCAAATGCCATCAAACAAATGTCATCATGCATGGAAGCAAAAGGAGCAACAGCTGTGAAGCAGTGCACAGATTTAAGGCCTTTTTGGTAATGCTTGTAACGTCGCAAGGCGTTAATCATAGGATCAATTTTGCTAGGTTTAGAAGAAGAAGGTTCTAAACTGTCTAATCTATGTTGGATGACAACCGGCGTGTAACGTCCAACGTACTCCTCTAAGTTCATAAAACATACTGCTATCGGACTTTGCGGGGAATTGGAAGTTTGAATGATGTTAAGAATGGTTGCTACATTGTCTGGGTCATTAATACATGCAAGGATACGAAGCTCAGAGTTGCGTCCATTGTGTTGGATAGTGTGTCTTCTATATGCTACATATCTTCTTGATGAATCATAAACAACTCTCACTAATGGTATAATGATGGCAGACTTCAAAACTGACGAAGCGACCATGATGGCAAAGCTCTCATCTGTGATCATCTGCTCATTGGATAAAACCAATTATTTGGTTAAGGATTTAGATCATGATTAGCTTTTTTCTATATAGTGAATTAGGATTGCACAGTACCTGTTGCTGAATCGCACGGCTGAAAATTTGAACATCATAGAGGCCGCGGCAGTTCAAAAGAAGGCCAAGCGAGACAGCATCTCTAAAGGGAAGTTTGTAATAGAGTGAAGGGATTATAATTGCAACAAATTTCACCAATGTGGCAACTACTATAATTAACTCCACAGTCAAGAAAGTTTTAAGTCCTACAGAAAAGAAATTGACTCTTCTGCCAACATTTATCAAAAAACAGGGCATGAATACAGCCCAAATAATCGATTCAATTTTATCAACCAAACTTGCTCCCATTGGAGGGGTTGCAGGTGTGTTGATTCCCAAGATTACAGCTCCAAAATAGCCATGCAATCCTGTGATTTCCGCAAGGAGTGAACAGCCAAGCAACATTATATTTACAAACCATAAATGCCCCCTCTTGGGTGATTTTCCACCTGGAGTTTTCCTCATCATCCAAAACATTGTGGGTCGGAGGCCAAAAACAATCAGAACAACAATGAATGTAAGGCTCAGGAACATCAACAAGGCGGCATGTTTAAACCTGCCTGGTGGTGGTGCTTGTGCGGCCTGGCCGCTCGAATTGCCAGTAAATGTGACAGCGAAACAATTTACTGCGCTACTGATCAGTGATGAAGACACAGCAAGGCGGCCGAGCTCTGAGTTAAGAAGCTTCAGATCGCTCAAAAGGGCGAGAATCACATGAATAGATATTGTTGATTCTAGTGCCGCAACTGTTTTGAGAGAATTGCCAAGATTTTCTTCTAATTGAATGGCCCCCTTTACAAAGGAAGATGCAAGTATTGTTGCTATCATTGATAGCACAAAAGATCCAACGCCTATAACAATTGCTAGTCTACCGGATTTTTGGATGATTCTTATATCTATCCGCACACTCAGCAGGAAAACCATGTAAATGATGCCTAATGATTCAAAGACATTAAGCACCGTCATAGTCTTTGGCGTGAATATTTTGTTGCTGAATTTTTCATTCACACGTTCAAGAAACGAAGGACCCATTAAAATTCCAGCCTGTTATTGCATCCACGACAGGTCATACAAACGAAAAGAATTTGATTCATCATATCTAAccaaaaaatagataaataaagaaactaaaattaCTCCTCGCTCTCTTACCAATgttcacatttttttaaatacaaattacGGCAATTTAGTcactgttttaatttgtattttataaagtGTAGACGCTTGCATTTCagattattttgtataaaaattatagaaatgtAAGAGCTTACTAGCATTTGTGAAACAAAGGTATGATTTCCGAGAGGCCTGAGAATGAGCCAAAAAATTGCTGATAATATAGTAACTGAAGTAATCGGAATAATCAAATTTGGAATATTGAAATTTGGTTGTTCAGATCCGAATCCTACACTTCCCCACACCATCGTTGCAAATGGTTGGCAAACAGTGAAATTTTTCGCTGATGTCGGAGAAGCCATTGTTAATTTGCCAATTGCTGAAGGAAAatggtaaagaaaaaaagaatttgataagCAACTGAAAGTATGGTTTTATTAACCGAGGAGAATAGAaatatgcttaattttttgtgtGGCTCGAATTGCCAAAAATAAAGCCGAGATCAATGATTTGTTACTGGACAAGACCTGTTTGAACTTGCTAGGGAAGCTCCTGTCATGTGAAAGCCAAAAGTCACCGTTAAAATTTAGGGACAAATGGCAATTTCCTTCCTAAGGCTTTTGGGTTGTATCACTTGTTTACTTACCTCTTCATTATGTTAAGATTTTATGCTTAATTAAGGAATTATAAGGTATAATGAAAATAGTGATGAATAACTTATGagctaaaatatatatatatatcatacaTGTaggagaaaatattaatctctctgaaaattttaacacaaattttaagtttttaattttaaaacaatgttTCGGGCTCAAGAATATCGATGTATATTACAATAAttcaagaattaatttttttatttcataaagttattaatttacaattaaaaaaaaattattgtgaatttcaattcaaaatacattgaaattcttatttaaaagtaTCAAACAATAAGTTTAATCAGTCATGGTGCATAGATCTGGCCTTAAGTTTTGATTTCAAGTGTAACTGAATCTACACCAAAAAGATCCTCACAATAACAGCCAAATGACAAAATACCATATCTTTGatcaaattattcatttagCTAGATTAATTTCTGATCACTCCGTACTTTTCTCTATAGCTCctctttaatttgttcaatAACCATACAtttcattcttcttttttttttttttttgggttatcaCAAAATTGTTTCTACCCTTCTCTACCAATACTTTTCTTCCTCATGGTGCACGTAAATTGGCAAATTAGAAATGTCTATGGAGGCACAAGTACAACCGAAGAATGTTAATTGGTTTTGTGAACCACTAGAGAGACAAAAATTGGTGGGTCCGATAACCAAAGGAAAAACATATCATTGCCATCGCACACAAGTGTTGTTTCCGAttgttttagtttcttttttcgCAAGAGCTTTTCATTTACTTCCCCAGTCTTTAGGGGTGCAGGTTACTTTTGTTTGACAGATGCTAGTAAGCACTTACATCTCTGAGCTCTGCCCATACGACACCTATCATCTTTGTAATATATGATGGGGTGGGCCGCCTTGCTCTCTCCTCTTCATTTTAACTGATATCTATCATCCTGGAAATTTTAACTGATATGAAGCTCCTAACTCAGAGCTAGGCCGCCTTGTTCTCTCTTCTTCGTTAACAGTTGCTTAATGAGCACGGCATATGGAACAGTTTTTGTACTTGTGAGTGAAGTTCCAGAAGCGGGCACCAAAAGTGATGCCTTTTTGAAAAACCTGAGCTTATTTTAAGTCATggcttttgttgtttttgtccTCCCGTCGGCAAACTCCTAAGGGAAACCCCAAGCATTATAATATGTTGGCCATGCATCTCAAGATAGTtggcagtttttttttttaattattaaaagggGCTCATCATAACGGGGTTGAAAGACCCCAAACATATCTTGCGAAATAATAGAATAAACACTGCTGGCTAGAGAA
It contains:
- the LOC102619016 gene encoding cation/H(+) antiporter 26 — translated: MTVLNVFESLGIIYMVFLLSVRIDIRIIQKSGRLAIVIGVGSFVLSMIATILASSFVKGAIQLEENLGNSLKTVAALESTISIHVILALLSDLKLLNSELGRLAVSSSLISSAVNCFAVTFTGNSSGQAAQAPPPGRFKHAALLMFLSLTFIVVLIVFGLRPTMFWMMRKTPGGKSPKRGHLWFVNIMLLGCSLLAEITGLHGYFGAVILGINTPATPPMGASLVDKIESIIWAVFMPCFLINVGRRVNFFSVGLKTFLTVELIIVVATLVKFVAIIIPSLYYKLPFRDAVSLGLLLNCRGLYDVQIFSRAIQQQMITDESFAIMVASSVLKSAIIIPLVRVVYDSSRRYVAYRRHTIQHNGRNSELRILACINDPDNVATILNIIQTSNSPQSPIAVCFMNLEEYVGRYTPVVIQHRLDSLEPSSSKPSKIDPMINALRRYKHYQKGLKSVHCFTAVAPFASMHDDICLMAFEKCTALVILPFKRADSPQIRTVTKNVIKLAPCSVGILYYRGLFMDPKPIFSRQLTISVCVLFIGGPDDREALAYGARMVENHSIMLTIIRFIAMNHTTNDNLIEESCDLNMINGFRMTCINNSNVEYITRSIKDGAETAGVLNAIGDDFDLILVGRRHDRHSQVLLGLSEWSEIEELGVVGDILASSHCASRASIMVIQQQASIVEGMTGNSKYTYNNNRIP